From Pseudomonas fluorescens:
TGGCCCGCCATGGCATGGCGATTCTCGAAGGCATCGTGCTCGATGACGTAGCGGAGGGCGACTATGAACTCATCGCGCTGCCCTTGCGGTTTGCCCATCTCGACGCCAGCCCGGTCCGTGCCATTCTCCGCCCGCTCAAGGAGCCCACGCGATGAGCCAATGTCCTTTCTCAGCTGATTACCAACCCCCGGAAGAATGGCATAACGCCGAACTGAATTTTTCCGAGTCCATGAGCTATGGCGACTACCTGGACCTGGGCAAAGTCCTCAGTGCCCAGCACCCGCTGTCGCCAGACCACAACGAAATGCTCTTTATCATCCAGCACCAGACCTCCGAGCTGTGGATGAAACTGATGCTCCACGAACTCAAGGCCGCCCGCGAACACGTGCGCCTGGGCGAGTTGCCGCCAGCGTTCAAGATGCTGGCGCGGGTGTCGCGGATCTTCGATCAACTGGTGCACGCCTGGGCGGTGCTGGCGACGATGACGCCATCGGAGTACAAGGCGATTCGCCCGTTCCTGGGGCAGTCATCAGGGTTCCAGTCGTTCCAGTACCGTGAGATCGAATTCATCCTCGGCAACAAGAGCCCGGCGCTGTTGCGGCCCCATGCCCATCGGCCTGAGTTGTTGCAGGAGTTGCAGGTGGCGATTGCCACGCCGTCGCTGTACGACGAGGCGATCAACCTGATGGCCAAGGCGGGCCTGGCGATTGATCCCCACCGTGCCGAGCGCGACCCGACGGCGGCCACGGTGCATGATGACTCCGTGGAGGCGGCATGGCGTGAGGTCTATCGCGACCCAAGCCGGTACTGGGACCTGTATCAGTTGGCGGAAAAGTTTATCGACCTGGAGGACTCGTTCCGCCAATGGCGCTTCCGGCATGTGACCACGGTGGAGCGGATTATCGGCTTCCAGCCCGGCACCGGTGGCACCGAAGGCGTGGGTTACCTGCGCAAGATGCTCGACACGGTGCTGTTCCCCGAGCTGTGGCGGGTACGCTCCACGCTGTAAACGCAATCAAATGTGGGAGGGGGCAAGCCCCCTCCCACATGGATATTACTGCGCAGCGGCGACCGCTTTCGTCTTACTCACTCGCAACCGGTAGGCCACATAGATAACCCCCACCCACACCGGCATCGCATACACCGACTCCCGAATCCCAGGAATCGCCAGCATCACGCTGATGATCATCAGCATGAACGCCAGGCACAGGTAGTTGCTGAACGGGAACCAGAAGGTCTTGAACGACGGCACCACGCCTTGCTCACCCATGGCTTTGCGGAACTTGATGTGCGTGATGCTGATCAGCGCCCAGTTGATCATCAGCGAGGCAACCACCAGCGCAAACAGCAACTCCAGGGCACTTTTCGGTGCCACGTAGTTGACCACCACGCACAGCATCGTCACCAGCGCCGAAATACCCAGGGCCCGCAACGGTACGCCTTGCTTGTTGAGTTTCATCAGCGACTTGGGTGCATCGCCTTGCTCGGCCAGGCCGAACAGCATGCGGCTGTTGCAGTACACGCCGCTGTTGTACACCGACAGCGCCGCGGTCAGTACCACGAAGTTGAGGATATGCGCGGCGGTGTCGTTCCCGATCAGCGAGAAGATCTGCACAAACGGGCTGCCGCTGTAGGCATCGCCCGACGCGCCGAGGGTTTGCAGCAGTTGATCCCACGGGTACAGCGACAGCAGCACGGTCAGGGCGCCGACGTAGAAAATCAGGATGCGGTACACCACCTGGTTGATCGCCTTCGGGATCACCTTGCGCGGTTCGCTGGCCTCGGCGGCGGTGATGCCCACCAGCTCCAGGCCGCCGAACGAGAACATGATGAACGCCATGGACATCAACAGCCCCATGCCGCCGTTGGGGAAGAACCCGCCGTGGCTCCACAGGTTGCTGATCGAGGCTTGCGGGCCGCCGGTGCCGCTGAACAGCAGGTAGCAGCCGAGCACGATCATGCCGACAATCGCCACCACCTTGATGATCGCGAACCAGAACTCAGCCTCACCGAAGAACTTCACGTTCAGGGTGTTGATCAGGTTCACCGCGACAAAGAACACCAGTGCGCTGACCCAGGTTGGGATCTCTGGCCACCAGAACTGGATGTACTTGCCCACGGCCGTCAGTTCGGCCATGCCCACCAGCACGTACAGCACCCAGTAGTTCCAGCCCGCCAGGAAGCCCGCGTAACCGCCCCAGTATTTGTGCGCGAAGTGGCTGAATGAACCCGCCACCGGTTCTTCAACGATCATCTCGCCCAGCTGGCGCATGATCAGGAACGCGATGAAACCGGCAATTGCGTAGCCCAGGATCATCGACGGCCCCGCCGACTTGAGCACCCCGGCCGAACCGAGGAACAGCCCCGTGCCGATGGCCCCTCCCAAGGCAATCAGCTGAATATGCCGGTTCTTCAGGCCACGCTTGAGGCCTACCGGGTTAACCATGTCATCCGCCATTAACATTCCCTTCTACTTGTTTTTCTCGGGGTTGATTACACGCCGAACCCGCCCCTCAGAAGTGCTGAGGGGTCAGATATTACTCTGCGTGAACTTTTCGTAATACAGCTGAACGCCATCAAGTGCCTGATCCACCAGCCATTGCTGGGCGGATTCGACCATTGGCGGGGGGCCGCACACGTACATATCGGCCGATCTGTCGCGTAATTCGGCCAGGTCGAAATGCTCGGTGAGGTAGCCACGCTTGCCGGACCATGCGGGCGAAGGGTTGCTCAGGACTTCGGTGCAGCGAAAGTGGGCGAGCCTGGAGGCGTAGACCTGGATGCGCGCCGCTTCGCACAAGTCTTCGACGCCGCGTACGCCGTAGTAGACGCCCCCTGTAGGAGCGAGCTTGCTCGCGAAGGTATTTCAGGCGCATCGCTGCGCTGGATGTACCTGTTTCGCGAGCAAGCTCGCTCCTACAAAAGGCATCGTCGGCCTACTTACGCACAACCAGATCCAACACCTCATCCCGATCCTTGATCTTCTGCAACACGATCTCCGAGCGAATATCCATCACCCCCGCCGTGCGGTTCAGGTGGTTCACGATAAAGTCCGAAAAGTGCTTGAGGTTGCGCGCCTGCACCCGTAGCACGTAGTTGCTGGCGCCGGTGATCACGTAGGCGCTGGCCACTTCCGGCCAGCCTTGCACCTTCTTGATAAACGTCTCATGCCAATCCTCCACATCCTGGCGCAAGGAGAGGTGGACGATGGCCTCCAACTCGATCCCCAACTGCTCGGCATTCAGCACCGCGCGATAGCCGCTGATGATGCCTTCGCTCTCCAGCAAGCGCAGGCGGCGCAGGCAGGCGGAGGGTGACAGCGCGACTTTTTCCGCCAGTTCCTGGTTGCTGATACGGCCATCCTGTTGCAGGAAATGCAGGAGGCGCAGGTCGGTGGCGTCGAGAATCATGGTTGGCATAAATCCGCGTATTTTCGGTTTAAATTCGAATTTCCTACAGCTTAATTAGCGTGTTACCCACCACTTTGCACGAAAATTCTCTAAAGCTTCGTTCATTATTTGCAGCATCTTCAGCCTAAAAGCCAGGACAGCCCATGACCCCCCGAAGCCATTGCCAAGCCCTCGACGCCCAGGACCCGCTGGCGCCGCTGCGTCGTCAGTTCGCCTTGCCGGAGGGCGTGATCTATCTCGACGGTAACTCTCTCGGCGCGCGCCCGGTGGCGGCCTTGGCGCGGGCGCAGGCGGTGATTGCCGAAGAGTGGGGCAATGGCCTGATTCGCAGCTGGAACAGCGCCGGCTGGGCGGATTTGTCCCAGCGCCTGGGCAATCGCCTGGCACCGCTGATCGGCGCGCGCGACGGTGAGGTGGTGATCACCGATACCACCTCGATCAACCTGTTCAAGGTGCTCAGCGCCGCGTTGACCGTGCAGCGTCAACGCGCGCCTGCGCGCAAGGTGATCGTCAGCGAGGCGAGCAACTTTCCGACCGACCTGTATATCGCCGAGGGCCTGGCCGAGCTGCTGCAACAGGGCTATTCCCTGCGCCTGGTGAACAGCCCGGACGAATTGCCCCAGGCCATCGACCAAGACGTGGCGGTGGTGATGCTCACCCACGTCAACTACAAGACCGGCTACATGTACGACATGCAGGCGCTGACCGCCCTGAGCCACGAGTGCGGCGCGCTGAGCCTCTGGGACCTGGCCCATTCGGCGGGCGCGGTGCCCATCGACCTGCATCAGGCCGGTGCCGATTATGCGATTGGCTGCACCTACAAATACCTCAACGGCGGCCCGGGCTCCCAGGCATTCGTGTGGGTCAACCCGGCGTTGGTGGATGTGGTGCGGCAGCCGTTGTCGGGCTGGTTCGGACATACCCGGCAGTTCGCCATGGAGTCCACCTATGCGCCGAGTGCTGGCATCGCCCGCTACCTGTGCGGCACCCAGCCGATCACCTCGCTGGCGATGGTGGAGTGTGGGCTGGAGGTTTTCGAACAGACCGATATGGCCAGCCTGCGCAGCAAGTCCCTGGCGTTGACTGACCTGTTTATCGCGTTGGTGGAGGCCCGTTGTGCTGCCCATGAGCTGGTACTGATCACCCCGCGTGAGCACGCCCGGCGTGGCAGTCATGTGAGCTTCGAGCACCCTGAAGGCTATGCGGTGATCCAGGCGTTGATCGCCCGTGGTGTGATCGGTGACTACCGCGAGCCGCGCATCATGCGCTTTGGGTTTACGCCGTTGTACACAAGCTTTACCGAGGTGTGGGATGCCGTGGAAATCCTCGGTGAAATCCTCGACAACCGCACCTGGGACCAACCGCAATTCAAAGTCCGCCACAGCGTCACCTGAAGATAACGCAGATCAAAATGTGGGAGGGGGCTTGCCCCCGATGACGGTGTGTCAGTCACTTGGATGTTTGCTGATCCACCGCTATCGGGGGCAAGCCCCCTCCCACAGGGGATCTGTGACAACAGTTAGACCGTGCAACGCCATCGGCTATGCCGGCCCCAGCGTACGGGTGAGCTACGCCATCGGGACGTTGATCACCTTGCTGCTGATGGGCGCGGTGATGATCACCACCTATTTCACCGAGGCGTTCAAGGTGACGTTGGTATTTGGCGTGCCGTTCCTGCTGATCCTGTCGGCGGTGTATTACGGGTTTTTCCGCAAGGGCAGGGTCAAGGCGTCGAACAGGGCCCTGGCGTAACCTGGCAGGTGGTCGAACGAGCGCGCGCATAACAGC
This genomic window contains:
- the kynA gene encoding tryptophan 2,3-dioxygenase produces the protein MSQCPFSADYQPPEEWHNAELNFSESMSYGDYLDLGKVLSAQHPLSPDHNEMLFIIQHQTSELWMKLMLHELKAAREHVRLGELPPAFKMLARVSRIFDQLVHAWAVLATMTPSEYKAIRPFLGQSSGFQSFQYREIEFILGNKSPALLRPHAHRPELLQELQVAIATPSLYDEAINLMAKAGLAIDPHRAERDPTAATVHDDSVEAAWREVYRDPSRYWDLYQLAEKFIDLEDSFRQWRFRHVTTVERIIGFQPGTGGTEGVGYLRKMLDTVLFPELWRVRSTL
- a CDS encoding amino acid permease yields the protein MADDMVNPVGLKRGLKNRHIQLIALGGAIGTGLFLGSAGVLKSAGPSMILGYAIAGFIAFLIMRQLGEMIVEEPVAGSFSHFAHKYWGGYAGFLAGWNYWVLYVLVGMAELTAVGKYIQFWWPEIPTWVSALVFFVAVNLINTLNVKFFGEAEFWFAIIKVVAIVGMIVLGCYLLFSGTGGPQASISNLWSHGGFFPNGGMGLLMSMAFIMFSFGGLELVGITAAEASEPRKVIPKAINQVVYRILIFYVGALTVLLSLYPWDQLLQTLGASGDAYSGSPFVQIFSLIGNDTAAHILNFVVLTAALSVYNSGVYCNSRMLFGLAEQGDAPKSLMKLNKQGVPLRALGISALVTMLCVVVNYVAPKSALELLFALVVASLMINWALISITHIKFRKAMGEQGVVPSFKTFWFPFSNYLCLAFMLMIISVMLAIPGIRESVYAMPVWVGVIYVAYRLRVSKTKAVAAAQ
- a CDS encoding Lrp/AsnC family transcriptional regulator; protein product: MILDATDLRLLHFLQQDGRISNQELAEKVALSPSACLRRLRLLESEGIISGYRAVLNAEQLGIELEAIVHLSLRQDVEDWHETFIKKVQGWPEVASAYVITGASNYVLRVQARNLKHFSDFIVNHLNRTAGVMDIRSEIVLQKIKDRDEVLDLVVRK
- the kynU gene encoding kynureninase; the encoded protein is MTPRSHCQALDAQDPLAPLRRQFALPEGVIYLDGNSLGARPVAALARAQAVIAEEWGNGLIRSWNSAGWADLSQRLGNRLAPLIGARDGEVVITDTTSINLFKVLSAALTVQRQRAPARKVIVSEASNFPTDLYIAEGLAELLQQGYSLRLVNSPDELPQAIDQDVAVVMLTHVNYKTGYMYDMQALTALSHECGALSLWDLAHSAGAVPIDLHQAGADYAIGCTYKYLNGGPGSQAFVWVNPALVDVVRQPLSGWFGHTRQFAMESTYAPSAGIARYLCGTQPITSLAMVECGLEVFEQTDMASLRSKSLALTDLFIALVEARCAAHELVLITPREHARRGSHVSFEHPEGYAVIQALIARGVIGDYREPRIMRFGFTPLYTSFTEVWDAVEILGEILDNRTWDQPQFKVRHSVT